In Pyxicephalus adspersus chromosome 12, UCB_Pads_2.0, whole genome shotgun sequence, a genomic segment contains:
- the LOC140341904 gene encoding protein S100-A1-like: protein MSQLERAMETLIEVFHTYSAREGDKHKLSKRELKDLLQNELGEHLETQKDAAAVDKILKELDENGDGEVDFQEFVILVASLTVACNTFFCENS, encoded by the exons ATGTCACAACTGGAGAGAGCCATGGAAACCCTTATTGAAGTCTTCCACACGTATTCTGCTCGGGAAGGTGACAAGCATAAGTTGAGTAAGAGGGAACTGAAGGATCTTCTACAGAATGAGCTTGGAGAACATCTTGAG ACACAGAAAGACGCCGCCGCGGTGGACAAGATCCTAAAGGAACTGGATGAGAATGGAGATGGGGAGGTGGACTTCCAAGAGTTtgtcatcctggtggcctctctGACCGTGGCCTGCAACACCTTCTTCTGCGAGAACAGCTAG